DNA from Chaetodon trifascialis isolate fChaTrf1 chromosome 14, fChaTrf1.hap1, whole genome shotgun sequence:
CGTAACAAACACGGTAACAAACCATAAAGCTGCTATCTTCATCTTACTCTCAAACCAGTACAAACTGGTTGAATGGACTTTGCTGAGAGGGACACACCACAGAGGAGGTGACATTCTAACTGTAGATCTGCTTTGATGAGAGGACTTACAAATTCCATTTTCAATTGAACTTTGTATGTTGAATTTCAGAGCGTGTTGACACAAATATAAATGCAATAGATTGGGGATGCTGTTTCCTTTACTGCATACTGTCTACTTTAGAGCAGATTAagtatttgaaaatgaaatgtcaaacagcttttccattttcattttaatatggtAAGTGAATACCCATATGAAAATTCTAATTGGAttactgcattttcattttcactgaaataacacatacataaacagaaaatgataaTGCTATTGTGGaattacattttgatttgcgcgcgcgcacacacacacacacacacacacacacacacacacacacacacacacacacacacacacttacctccTTTAGCAATTTTGAGCTTTGATCAGAAGAGGCCACAGTGGAGGGCAGGACAGCAAACAAAACCTGAGAAAAAAGAATATTTCTATCTGATTTATGCAGAAAAACACTTGACAGTAACTAAACCCGAACTTCATTCTAGCTCACATTATTGACGGCTACGCTTATGTGTAATTTGGCTACTGTTTGGAAAGAAGACTTCAGTGATTTGCAATCATCCTGCAGTTATACTCCAAAACCTCTAATTTGTCAACAAAGTCTTACAATGCAGCATCTGACAAATACAGAATGGTAGCCAGTGGAAAAGCCCGAAAGAGGGGATTTTCTCACAGCATAGAGCAAATGAGATTGCTCTTCTTGCATGGACAGCAGGGTCTGCCCCTGGTATCTCAGACAGCCAATGAGCCACTGAAGTTTCCTCAGAGATAAGGAGTCTAACTGGAGCTCACTGGAAAGCTGAGTgttcacctgaaacacagacagtgattAGAGATAGTATAAaagtacacaaatacaaaaaatacaagTAAAGAATTAGGTTTACCAGTATAttttgttgtggtggtggtacTTACAGATGTAGGTGTGAGCAGTGTTTTGTCCAATTGCTGTACTCGCTGTGTCAGCAATTTCTCCAATGTTCCTGTAGCGAGGAGCCACCCCAGCGCCAGGAGTAGGTCTCTGCTGGTgaatctccctccctcccctccatcacctccctccctcctatACATCCAGTTAGCATAGTAGCCAGTCTGCCAGAGGCCTGCAACTAccagcttcctctgctctgagGCTGCACACAAAGAAAGGACATTCAGTCACTCAGCAAGTCCACCTCATATGATAAAAATGCTGTTGTCCAAAATGCTATTGTGATTCCACGcaaattgtttgtgttttgtataaTGAGATGTcttcaaataatgacaaatcaGAAATCAGTAAAGTCTTAAAAATAGCATGATAAGCTATGAACAGATTGAGGAACTGACCTCCCCTTCGCTGTGCATAAGCTTTACAGGAAACAATGCCAGCTGTCTGAAGGATGTTGGCAAGGAGTTGCCAAATCTGATCCTCCTGAAAATCAACAGGAAGTAGaaagatgtgtgtgtacagtatgtcaaTATGTGCACGACAATGGAAACACAGGACAAGAACAAATAGTGCTTCATAAAATGTGGTCCAAAACTAAGATGCTTTCTGGCTCTTTTTCACGGGGCACTTGATTTTAATGTTGCTGTTGTACCTATATCCTTGCCACTTGTTATCCCATTGTCTGCTCTTGCAATGATCCAATTGAGATCAGTGACAAccattaaaatttcatttattttaccaGAAAACCATACAATTCCAGTAATAAAGCCTTGTTTGGCTATTATTTAGCAGGAAatcaacatgaaataaaatgttatatATATTTTGCTATACTCTAATTTATAGAACGTCTAATTAAGTGATCATTATCTACTGTATGTAACGTTAAATTcaagtaactagtaactaaaacCAAATTACTGCAGAAAGTAGCTtgcataaaatgtaaatgacgTTACTCGAGATCATGGTCCTCAACACAACACGTGAGTACGGACCTGTCAAATCAGAAGATGTAGTTACAATCCACCTCgaagagtgaaaacaaaagatgAACGTACCACATCGCGTCCACCACCAAATTTAGCCCGCCTGAAGGTTTCCGGTAAGGGTACGACTTCCAGGCTGGTGGCCACTAGCAGGCTGCACAGAGCTCCTATCACCTGCTTCACTGGCACACTCAGAGCGGCTTTACTACGCAGCATTGCAGCCTGCCACCGGAAACTACACGGATATAAATAAAACTTCTATTCACTCAGCTATCGCAATTAGTCCAACAGAGACACTCTCCACTTTAGAGACATCTGCAATGACATTTTTACTGCTTTGTATTTGAGTCGTTGATATTTCAAAACCAAAGGGAGCGAATTtccatcatcttcttctttgaggtttTACGGCAGGGGGCATCCACGATGTTGTATTACTGCCATCTCCTGTTTTCACTTTCCGTCTTTATCCATTGAGGGGAGATACTGTAGAATCGGATTATCAATTTCCTCCCTTGCTCTTTCTCCCCAGACTCTGACGTACTTTTAAAGTTGTCTCTTTTCCGTaactgcctcctcctcctccttcttcttcttcttcttcttcttcttcttcttcttcttcttcgttttACGGCAGCTAGCATCCACGatgttgcattactgccacccTCAGGTTAAATGTGATTCTGACATGTGGGCCGTACCAACGTTTCACTGGTGCATTATGAGGTCATGTAACTTCGAAGTACCTCtatacatttcatttattcatgtactCTGTAGGAAAATATTATTTCTTAAACCTTAAGTGAACAGAGGCAACTCTAGAAGACAAAATATATCAATTACACAACCTTAAGTAACCTCTTGGCAATGGTGcgagtattcagatcctttactgaacAGTAGTAATACTACACTGTGACAATATCTACTACAAGTAAGTGTACCTTACATAAATGTAAGTATGTCATTATTATCAGCAACATTTACTGAAAGAATCGAAGGTAAAATTAATCAATCTGTAGAAAGCATCCCTGTCAGTGATATCCTTTagtaaattgtgttttttagattaatactgctgcattaatgtgtatgttgaaTTTTCACTATTGTACATGTTTAAGGTTAAGATCATTTTAACctctttatatactgttggatagtttaatctacagtaatgcatc
Protein-coding regions in this window:
- the tedc1 gene encoding tubulin epsilon and delta complex protein 1 isoform X1, with the protein product MLRSKAALSVPVKQVIGALCSLLVATSLEVVPLPETFRRAKFGGGRDVEDQIWQLLANILQTAGIVSCKAYAQRRGASEQRKLVVAGLWQTGYYANWMYRREGGDGGEGGRFTSRDLLLALGWLLATGTLEKLLTQRVQQLDKTLLTPTSVNTQLSSELQLDSLSLRKLQWLIGCLRYQGQTLLSMQEEQSHLLYAVLFAVLPSTVASSDQSSKLLKEDCLCMRQLCDLLEAYLNWKRVEKVFWTWLDSVVDCHLTDPVVETPTHAPNGSARLCRNRGLKKFEEMLLQLPTGQGGPENTSLPPLLSCLPSLPSLPQASPARLQTVRPVKYSRDPAEGLHGGAQDPYELPSSHAVQVLLQTEALLLERRDGQRLASRMQLQEMVGRLDELVLIPP
- the tedc1 gene encoding tubulin epsilon and delta complex protein 1 isoform X4, with the protein product MLRSKAALSVPVKQVIGALCSLLVATSLEVVPLPETFRRAKFGGGRDVEDQIWQLLANILQTAGIVSCKAYAQRRGASEQRKLVVAGLWQTGYYANWMYRREGGDGGEGGRFTSRDLLLALGWLLATGTLEKLLTQRVQQLDKTLLTPTSVNTQLSSELQLDSLSLRKLQWLIGCLRYQGQTLLSMQEEQSHLLYAVLFAVLPSTVASSDQSSKLLKEDCLCMRQLCDLLEAYLNWKRVEKVFWTWLASPARLQTVRPVKYSRDPAEGLHGGAQDPYELPSSHAVQVLLQTEALLLERRDGQRLASRMQLQEMVGRLDELVLIPP
- the tedc1 gene encoding tubulin epsilon and delta complex protein 1 isoform X2: MLRSKAALSVPVKQVIGALCSLLVATSLEVVPLPETFRRAKFGGGRDVEDQIWQLLANILQTAGIVSCKAYAQRRGASEQRKLVVAGLWQTGYYANWMYRREGGDGGEGGRFTSRDLLLALGWLLATGTLEKLLTQRVQQLDKTLLTPTSVNTQLSSELQLDSLSLRKLQWLIGCLRYQGQTLLSMQEEQSHLLYAVLFAVLPSTVASSDQSSKLLKEDCLCMRQLCDLLEAYLNWKRVEKVFWTWLDSVVDCHLTDPVVETPTHAPNGSARLCRNRGLKKFEEMLLQLPTGQASPARLQTVRPVKYSRDPAEGLHGGAQDPYELPSSHAVQVLLQTEALLLERRDGQRLASRMQLQEMVGRLDELVLIPP
- the tedc1 gene encoding tubulin epsilon and delta complex protein 1 isoform X3; protein product: MLRSKAALSVPVKQVIGALCSLLVATSLEVVPLPETFRRAKFGGGRDVEDQIWQLLANILQTAGIVSCKAYAQRRGASEQRKLVVAGLWQTGYYANWMYRREGGDGGEGGRFTSRDLLLALGWLLATGTLEKLLTQRVQQLDKTLLTPTSVNTQLSSELQLDSLSLRKLQWLIGCLRYQGQTLLSMQEEQSHLLYAVLFAVLPSTVASSDQSSKLLKEDCLCMRQLCDLLEAYLNWKRVEKVFWTWLGGPENTSLPPLLSCLPSLPSLPQASPARLQTVRPVKYSRDPAEGLHGGAQDPYELPSSHAVQVLLQTEALLLERRDGQRLASRMQLQEMVGRLDELVLIPP